A region of Nocardioides sp. JS614 DNA encodes the following proteins:
- a CDS encoding glycosyltransferase family 2 protein, with the protein MSQPSQHRRVVAVVVTFNRLALLQRLVERLDQVPELSEILVVDNASTDGTGEWLAGLDDRDPGDERPTTPVLGRTLAENGGGARGFHDGLAWAMERGADLAWLMDDDGLPEPDCLSRLLVEEDLDFWGPAVVDQDRPDRLVFPIRLPGGTRVAHDLPYVERAAIGGRIDGIVIPFNGVLVTRDLVERIGLPRAEYFIWGDDHEYRLRAEAAGARIATVVGARVLHPSVGSLGTPMMFGRTTYNHSPSDLKHYCMARNNLLNLREYRGWPHALAFVAKTAWFYTFTRPDPRRVALSARAMYAGLRGDFTGHRRFLR; encoded by the coding sequence GTGAGCCAGCCGTCCCAGCACCGCCGCGTGGTGGCGGTCGTGGTCACGTTCAACCGGCTCGCGCTGCTGCAGCGGCTGGTCGAGCGCCTCGACCAGGTGCCGGAGCTGAGCGAGATCCTCGTGGTCGACAACGCCTCGACGGACGGGACGGGTGAGTGGCTCGCCGGCCTCGACGATCGGGATCCCGGCGACGAGCGGCCGACCACCCCGGTGCTGGGCCGCACCCTGGCCGAGAACGGCGGCGGCGCCCGCGGGTTCCACGACGGGCTCGCGTGGGCGATGGAGCGTGGCGCCGACCTCGCGTGGCTGATGGACGACGATGGGCTGCCCGAGCCGGACTGCCTGTCCCGGCTCCTGGTCGAGGAGGACCTGGACTTCTGGGGACCGGCCGTCGTCGACCAGGACCGCCCGGACCGGCTGGTCTTCCCGATCCGGCTGCCGGGGGGCACCCGCGTGGCGCACGACCTCCCCTACGTCGAGCGCGCGGCGATCGGTGGCCGGATCGACGGCATCGTGATCCCGTTCAACGGCGTGCTCGTCACCCGTGACCTCGTCGAGCGGATCGGCCTGCCGCGCGCCGAGTACTTCATCTGGGGCGACGACCACGAGTACCGCCTGCGTGCCGAGGCGGCCGGGGCCCGGATCGCCACCGTCGTGGGCGCGCGCGTGCTCCACCCCTCGGTCGGGAGCCTCGGCACCCCGATGATGTTCGGGCGGACCACGTACAACCACAGCCCGAGCGACCTCAAGCACTACTGCATGGCCCGCAACAACCTGCTGAACCTGCGCGAGTACCGCGGCTGGCCGCACGCGCTCGCATTCGTGGCGAAGACCGCGTGGTTCTACACGTTCACCCGTCCCGACCCGCGTCGGGTGGCGCTCAGCGCCCGTGCCATGTACGCCGGGCTCCGCGGCGACTTCACCGGTCATCGGAGGTTCCTGCGATGA
- a CDS encoding glycosyltransferase family 2 protein: protein MSARESVAVVVVTYNRADLLAHMLDGLAAQTRPADAIFVIDNASSDHTRALLTEQVAAARPGLPLQVTHVEENLGGAGGFHLGVGMAHAAGHDRIWLMDDDVVPAPDCLEILLAHDEACLMSVRQDTHGRLVEKAALRFDLRNPLSVRPKTAMVETEYGSRDLMPDRVELENVAFEGFMLRREVVDAIGLPDPSYFIFYDDVDYAVRARRAGFHIWAVRDAVLVRQLPFDQQHDLSGWKGYFMYRNLFVVHLRYGENVLVRLKPWAVAAAVVLLSPLRGGRAEARNVIRAMRDARAMRSVPSRSVD, encoded by the coding sequence ATGAGTGCGCGGGAGAGCGTCGCCGTCGTGGTCGTCACCTACAACCGGGCCGACCTGCTCGCGCACATGCTCGACGGGCTGGCCGCCCAGACCCGGCCGGCGGACGCGATCTTCGTGATCGACAACGCGAGCAGCGACCACACCCGCGCCCTGCTCACCGAGCAGGTGGCCGCCGCACGCCCCGGCCTCCCCCTGCAGGTCACCCATGTGGAGGAGAACCTCGGTGGCGCGGGTGGGTTCCACCTCGGGGTGGGGATGGCGCACGCCGCCGGGCACGACCGGATCTGGCTGATGGACGACGACGTCGTGCCCGCTCCCGACTGCCTCGAGATCCTGCTCGCTCACGACGAGGCCTGCCTGATGTCGGTGCGTCAGGACACCCACGGCCGGCTCGTCGAGAAGGCCGCCCTCCGCTTCGACCTGCGCAACCCGCTCTCCGTGCGCCCGAAGACCGCGATGGTCGAGACCGAGTACGGCAGCCGGGACCTGATGCCCGACCGGGTGGAGCTCGAGAACGTCGCGTTCGAGGGCTTCATGCTGCGGCGCGAGGTCGTCGACGCGATCGGCCTGCCCGACCCGTCGTACTTCATCTTCTACGACGACGTCGACTACGCGGTGCGCGCGCGCCGCGCGGGCTTCCACATCTGGGCGGTCCGCGACGCGGTGCTCGTGCGCCAGCTGCCCTTCGACCAGCAGCACGACCTGAGCGGGTGGAAGGGCTACTTCATGTACCGGAACCTGTTCGTCGTGCACCTGAGGTACGGCGAGAACGTCCTGGTGCGGCTCAAGCCCTGGGCGGTGGCCGCCGCGGTGGTGCTGCTGAGCCCGCTGCGCGGCGGCCGGGCCGAGGCGCGCAATGTGATCCGGGCCATGCGCGACGCGCGGGCGATGCGGTCCGTGCCGTCCCGGTCCGTAGACTGA
- the glf gene encoding UDP-galactopyranose mutase: protein MATSAPDLVVVGSGFFGLTIAERCANELGLHVLVLERRHHLGGNAYSEREPETGIEVHKYGAHLFHTSNEKVWEYVNRFTTFTDYKHRVFGKYQGQVYSLPMNLGLINQFFGKSHTPQEARELIAGQASEIDTAAAQNLEEKAISLIGRPLYEAFIKGYTAKQWQTDPKELSADIITRLPVRYTFENGWFSDTHEGLPTDGYTAWLERMADHPNIEVRLETDFFDVVDEFKGKVPIVYTGPVDEYFGNSEGRLSWRTVDLEESVEDVDDFQGTGVVNYNDQDVPFTRIIEFKHFHPERAKTHLPGKTVIVHEYSRFAEEGDEPYYPINTAEDRAKLLRYRELAKKEPMVLFGGRLGTYKYLDMHMAIGSALSMFENKLRPHFAEGAPLASGGVDE, encoded by the coding sequence GTGGCCACCTCTGCTCCAGACCTCGTCGTCGTCGGCTCGGGCTTCTTCGGCCTCACGATCGCCGAGCGCTGCGCCAACGAGCTGGGCCTCCACGTGCTCGTCCTCGAGCGTCGCCACCACCTCGGTGGCAACGCGTACTCCGAACGCGAGCCCGAGACCGGCATCGAGGTGCACAAGTACGGCGCGCACCTGTTCCACACCTCCAACGAGAAGGTGTGGGAGTACGTCAACCGGTTCACCACCTTCACCGACTACAAGCACCGGGTGTTCGGCAAGTACCAGGGGCAGGTCTACTCCCTGCCGATGAACCTGGGCCTGATCAACCAGTTCTTCGGCAAGAGCCACACCCCGCAGGAGGCTCGCGAGCTGATCGCGGGCCAGGCCAGCGAGATCGACACCGCGGCCGCCCAGAACCTCGAGGAGAAGGCGATCAGCCTGATCGGCCGGCCGCTCTACGAGGCGTTCATCAAGGGCTACACCGCCAAGCAGTGGCAGACCGACCCCAAGGAGCTCAGCGCGGACATCATCACGCGCCTGCCGGTCCGCTACACCTTCGAGAACGGCTGGTTCAGCGACACCCACGAAGGCCTGCCGACCGACGGCTACACCGCCTGGCTCGAGCGGATGGCCGACCACCCGAACATCGAGGTGCGCCTCGAGACCGACTTCTTCGACGTGGTGGACGAGTTCAAGGGCAAGGTCCCGATCGTCTACACCGGTCCGGTCGACGAGTACTTCGGCAACTCCGAGGGCCGGCTCTCCTGGCGCACCGTCGACCTGGAGGAGTCGGTCGAGGACGTCGACGACTTCCAGGGCACCGGCGTCGTCAACTACAACGACCAGGACGTGCCGTTCACCCGGATCATCGAGTTCAAGCACTTCCACCCCGAGCGGGCCAAGACGCACCTGCCGGGCAAGACCGTCATCGTCCACGAGTACTCCCGCTTCGCGGAGGAGGGGGACGAGCCGTACTACCCGATCAACACCGCCGAGGACCGCGCGAAGCTGCTTCGCTACCGCGAGCTGGCGAAGAAGGAGCCGATGGTGCTCTTCGGCGGTCGCCTCGGCACCTACAAGTACCTCGACATGCACATGGCCATCGGCTCGGCCCTCTCCATGTTCGAGAACAAGCTCCGGCCGCACTTCGCCGAAGGCGCGCCCCTCGCCAGCGGAGGTGTCGACGAGTGA
- a CDS encoding glycosyltransferase: MTVTRLLQRQILPVDRDFDVLALYVDPEDAKLDADKYEIGGSRAAKDLNNAAIRQSTATGHTIHPDQIESRTALRVKSGDRLSFGTYFNAFPASYWRRWTIVKDVTLTITVAGRGATVLVYKSMAKGHSQRVASADTGAEGRSTFSFDLSLKPFVDGGWYWYDIIAGDDDVVVESAEWSAEVPEDRAEHGTVDIAITTMNRPDFCAKLLGQLGDDQDVRPYLDTVFVMEQGTDKVVDSPDFAKAQGALGDLLRVIEQGNLGGSGGYARGQLESVRKGTATYTMMMDDDIVCEPEGVIRAITFADLARRPTIVGGHMFNIYSRSRLHSFGEIVQPWRFWWQSPLDTYSDWDLAGRNLRSSRWLHKRIDVDFNGWFMCLVPRQVLEEIGLSLPLFIKWDDSEFGLRAKEAGYPTVTFPGAAVWHVPWTDKNDGLDWQAYFHQRNRFVAALLHSPYPKGGRMVRESRNHQISHLVSMQYSTVQIRHQALLDVLAGPDKLHEMLPTRLAEINAMRKQYTDAQLEADPDAFPPIRRKKPPRKGRDGSEIPGRLSQLVSAGLQPLRQLKPPRELAQEHPEAEIRAMDAKWYRLASYDSAIVSMNDGASAAFYRRDPQLFRELMVKTIEIHERLKREWPRLAEEYRAKLGEVTSPEAWEETFRPWT, encoded by the coding sequence ATGACAGTCACCCGCCTGCTCCAGCGACAGATCCTGCCCGTCGACCGCGACTTCGACGTGCTCGCGCTGTACGTCGACCCCGAGGACGCCAAGCTCGACGCGGACAAGTACGAGATCGGCGGCAGCCGCGCGGCCAAGGACCTCAACAACGCCGCGATCCGCCAGTCCACCGCGACCGGCCACACGATCCACCCCGACCAGATCGAGTCCCGCACCGCGCTGCGGGTCAAGTCGGGCGACCGGCTCTCGTTCGGCACCTACTTCAACGCCTTCCCCGCCAGCTACTGGCGCCGCTGGACGATCGTCAAGGACGTCACCTTGACGATCACCGTCGCGGGCCGGGGCGCCACCGTCCTGGTCTACAAGTCGATGGCCAAGGGCCACTCGCAGCGCGTCGCGTCCGCCGACACCGGCGCCGAGGGCCGCAGCACCTTCAGCTTCGACCTCAGCCTCAAGCCGTTCGTGGACGGCGGCTGGTACTGGTACGACATCATCGCCGGCGACGACGACGTGGTGGTCGAGAGCGCCGAGTGGAGCGCCGAGGTGCCCGAGGACCGGGCCGAGCACGGCACCGTCGACATCGCGATCACCACGATGAACCGTCCCGACTTCTGCGCGAAGCTGCTCGGCCAGCTCGGCGACGACCAGGACGTGCGGCCCTACCTCGACACCGTCTTCGTCATGGAGCAGGGCACCGACAAGGTGGTCGACTCGCCGGACTTCGCGAAGGCCCAGGGCGCGCTCGGCGACCTGCTGCGCGTGATCGAGCAGGGCAACCTCGGCGGCTCCGGCGGCTACGCCCGCGGCCAGCTCGAGTCGGTCCGCAAGGGCACCGCGACGTACACGATGATGATGGACGACGACATCGTCTGCGAGCCCGAGGGCGTGATCCGGGCGATCACCTTCGCCGACCTGGCCCGCCGCCCCACCATCGTCGGCGGCCACATGTTCAACATCTACTCCCGCTCCCGGCTGCACAGCTTCGGCGAGATCGTCCAGCCGTGGCGGTTCTGGTGGCAGTCGCCGCTGGACACCTACAGCGACTGGGACCTCGCCGGGCGCAACCTGCGCTCGAGCCGGTGGCTGCACAAGCGCATCGACGTGGACTTCAACGGCTGGTTCATGTGCCTGGTACCGCGGCAGGTGCTCGAGGAGATCGGGCTCTCGCTGCCGCTGTTCATCAAGTGGGATGACTCCGAGTTCGGGCTGCGCGCCAAGGAGGCCGGCTACCCCACGGTGACCTTCCCCGGCGCGGCGGTCTGGCACGTGCCGTGGACCGACAAGAACGACGGGTTGGACTGGCAGGCCTACTTCCACCAGCGCAACCGGTTCGTCGCCGCGCTGCTGCACTCGCCGTACCCCAAGGGGGGTCGGATGGTGCGGGAGAGCCGCAACCACCAGATCTCCCACTTGGTCTCGATGCAGTACTCCACGGTCCAGATCCGCCACCAGGCGCTGCTCGACGTGCTGGCCGGGCCGGACAAGCTGCACGAGATGCTCCCGACCCGCCTCGCCGAGATCAACGCGATGCGCAAGCAGTACACCGACGCCCAGCTCGAGGCGGACCCGGACGCGTTCCCGCCGATCCGGCGCAAGAAGCCGCCGCGCAAGGGGCGCGACGGCAGCGAGATCCCCGGGCGCCTCTCCCAGCTGGTCAGCGCCGGCCTCCAGCCGCTGCGCCAGCTCAAGCCCCCGCGCGAGCTCGCCCAGGAGCACCCCGAGGCCGAGATCCGCGCGATGGACGCCAAGTGGTACCGGTTGGCGTCGTACGACTCCGCGATCGTCTCGATGAACGACGGCGCCTCCGCGGCGTTCTACCGGCGCGACCCCCAGCTGTTCCGCGAGCTGATGGTCAAGACCATCGAGATCCACGAGCGGCTCAAGCGCGAGTGGCCGCGGCTGGCCGAGGAGTACCGCGCCAAGCTCGGGGAGGTCACCTCGCCGGAGGCATGGGAGGAGACCTTCCGGCCGTGGACGTGA
- a CDS encoding ABC transporter permease, with translation MDVISSEPARPVRVVDAELAPPSSSSGLLAVFQRRYLLRLLVRREISARYQGSFLGLLWSYVNPLSQFFIYYFVIGVLFKLHQEVPNFAIHMFCGIIIVHFFNETFNAGTRSIVRNRSLVQKMAMPREMFPVASMLVSAYHVLPQLVILLVVSLLLGWTPSLVGAAALAIALVIIMLFGTAMALLFSAANVFFRDVSNVASILTNFVRFGVPMIYPYTMVSDRFGSAAAYYLYNPLADAVLLFQRAFWVGTTDDPQATIDKHIPSDLFAYSALALVVSVAVLALGQLIFSRLENKIPERL, from the coding sequence GTGGACGTGATCTCCTCCGAGCCCGCCCGTCCGGTGCGGGTCGTCGACGCGGAGCTCGCACCGCCCTCGTCGTCGTCCGGGCTGCTCGCGGTCTTCCAGCGCCGCTACCTGCTGCGCCTGCTCGTGCGCCGCGAGATCAGCGCGCGCTACCAGGGCTCGTTCCTGGGCCTGCTGTGGTCCTACGTGAACCCGCTGTCGCAGTTCTTCATCTACTACTTCGTGATCGGCGTGCTGTTCAAGCTGCACCAGGAGGTGCCGAACTTCGCCATCCACATGTTCTGCGGGATCATCATCGTCCACTTCTTCAACGAGACCTTCAACGCCGGCACCCGCTCGATCGTGCGCAACCGGTCGCTGGTGCAGAAGATGGCGATGCCGCGCGAGATGTTCCCGGTCGCGTCGATGCTGGTCTCGGCGTACCACGTGCTGCCCCAGCTGGTGATCCTGCTCGTCGTGTCCCTGCTGCTCGGCTGGACGCCCAGCCTCGTCGGTGCCGCCGCCCTCGCCATCGCGCTGGTGATCATCATGCTGTTCGGTACGGCGATGGCGCTGCTGTTCAGCGCGGCGAACGTCTTCTTCCGCGACGTGTCGAACGTCGCGAGCATCCTCACGAACTTCGTGCGCTTCGGCGTCCCGATGATCTACCCGTACACGATGGTGAGCGACCGGTTCGGGTCGGCCGCGGCGTACTACCTCTACAACCCGCTCGCGGACGCGGTGCTGCTGTTCCAGCGGGCGTTCTGGGTGGGCACGACCGACGACCCCCAGGCGACCATCGACAAGCACATCCCCAGCGACCTGTTCGCCTACAGCGCGTTGGCCCTCGTCGTCAGTGTCGCTGTCCTGGCGCTCGGGCAGCTGATCTTCTCCCGGCTCGAGAACAAGATCCCGGAGCGCCTGTGA
- a CDS encoding ABC transporter ATP-binding protein → MTYSASTSIVVDHATKDFTLRYHRTFKQMTVAALRRQSIADSFRAVDDVSFTVQQGESIGLMGLNGSGKSTLLKLINGVMRPDSGRVLTRGRISGLIATGAGFHPQLTGRENVYLNAAVLGMSEAETRRKFDDIAEFADIGKFLDSPVGHYSSGMFARLGFAVAIHVDSDIFLADEVLAVGDKPFKQKCLQRMQEIRDGGRTLFYVSHAAGSVRKMCDRVIVLEQGRLAFDGGVDEGIKFVKYDEEKATDEELGVDDTDDELGADI, encoded by the coding sequence GTGACCTATTCCGCCAGCACCTCGATCGTCGTCGACCACGCGACCAAGGACTTCACGCTCCGCTACCACCGCACCTTCAAGCAGATGACGGTCGCCGCGCTGCGCCGGCAGAGCATCGCGGACTCCTTCCGGGCCGTCGACGACGTCTCCTTCACGGTCCAGCAGGGCGAGTCCATCGGCCTGATGGGCCTCAACGGGTCGGGCAAGAGCACGCTGCTCAAGCTGATCAACGGCGTGATGCGCCCCGACAGCGGCCGGGTCCTGACCCGCGGGCGGATCTCGGGGCTGATCGCCACCGGCGCCGGCTTCCACCCCCAGCTGACCGGACGCGAGAACGTCTACCTCAACGCGGCCGTGCTCGGCATGAGCGAGGCCGAGACGCGGCGCAAGTTCGACGACATCGCGGAGTTCGCCGACATCGGCAAGTTCCTCGACTCACCCGTCGGCCACTACTCCTCGGGCATGTTCGCGCGGCTCGGGTTCGCCGTCGCCATCCACGTCGACTCCGACATCTTCCTCGCCGACGAGGTGCTGGCGGTGGGGGACAAGCCCTTCAAGCAGAAGTGCCTGCAGCGGATGCAGGAGATCCGCGACGGGGGGCGGACGCTCTTCTACGTCAGCCACGCCGCCGGCTCGGTGCGCAAGATGTGCGACCGGGTGATCGTGCTGGAGCAGGGGCGCCTCGCCTTCGACGGCGGCGTCGACGAGGGCATCAAGTTCGTCAAGTACGACGAGGAGAAGGCGACCGACGAGGAGCTCGGCGTCGACGACACCGACGACGAGCTCGGCGCCGACATATAG